The uncultured Flavobacterium sp. DNA window CGGTATTTTTTTAAATAAAAATTTAATAAAAACTTAAAAATCGTTACTAATGCTACCACTAAGAATATAAAGGTAACAATCGCCGTTTCGCTAAAAATATCCTGCTTTGAAAATGGAAAAAAAACAATTACTATTAAAAGAAACAGTATTCCTTGTTTGAGTATTTTTGAAGCAATCTGAATTGGCGTTGTAAATCGATAAACATCATAGAATTTAATAAAAAAAGCTATTAAACCCCATCCTATATATTGATATAATATGTATATTAAAATATTATAAACCAGTTCTTTAAACACGAAAAAATTCAAAATAGCAATAACCATCAGATCGATTAAAATACTAATTGGTCTGATATATTTTGAGTATCTTCCTGTTTGAAACGCGGTCATAAATTACCTTTTCTAAAACTATTTTATATAATCCGAAAAATCTTTATGTTCTTCTTTTGAAAGCTCTTCTTTAGAAAGTGATTTAAAATAGTCGTACGTAATTTTCATTCCTTCAGAACGATTTACTTTTGCTTCCCAACCCAATAATTCTTTTGCCTTTGTTGTATCCGGCTGACGTTGCAACGGATCATTTATTGGTAAAGGATGGTATACTACTTTTTGATTCGTTCCTGTTAGTTTAATAATTTCTTCGGCAAAATCTTTAATTGTGATTTCGTCTGGATTTCCAATATTTACAGGATAAACATAATCTGAATGCAATAATCTAAAGATACCTTCAACCTGATCATCTACATAACAAAAAGAGCGTGTCTGCATTCCGTCTCCAAAAATTGTTAAATCTTCACCACGAAGTGCCTGACCAATAAAGGCAGGAATTACACGTCCGTCGTTTAAACGCATTCTTGGTCCGTAAGTATTAAAAATACGCACTATTCTGGTTTCTACACCATGAAAAGTATGGTACGCCATTGTAATGGATTCCTGAAAACGTTTTGCTTCGTCATAAACTCCTCTTGGTCCAATTGTATTCACGTTTCCGTAATATTCTTCCGTTTGAGGATGAACAAGCGGATCTCCATAAACTTCAGAGGTTGAAGCGATCAAAATTCTGGCTTTTTTAACTCTCGCCAGACCTAATAAATTATGTGTTCCCAGTGATCCAACTTTTAAGGTTTGAATTGGAATTTTTAAATAATCTATAGGACTCGCAGGTGAAGCAAAATGCAAAATGTAATCTAAATCACCTGGAATATGAACAAACTTGGTAATGTCGTGATGGTAAAACTCAAAGTGTTCCAGTTTGAATAAATGCTCAATGTTTTTAAGATCGCCTGTAATCAAATTATCCATTCCGATAACATAATAACCTTCTTTAATAAAACGATCGCACAAATGTGATCCTAAAAAACCCGCCGCTCCGGTAATAAGTATTCTTTTCATAATGATTTTATTGAACCTTTGTTTTTGATAATCTCTGCAAATATGCACAAATGTAATAAAATATCTGACCTTTTAAATTCGCTAAAAAATTTACTAAAACAGTGATTAATTTTTTTTAATCTATTATCAATTGGTTTATTCTACTTTTACAAAACTAAATTTTACTTGTTTTGAGAGTTGTACATGTTGTTGAAGCACTTGAAGGCGGCGTTTATACTT harbors:
- a CDS encoding UDP-glucuronic acid decarboxylase family protein, with protein sequence MKRILITGAAGFLGSHLCDRFIKEGYYVIGMDNLITGDLKNIEHLFKLEHFEFYHHDITKFVHIPGDLDYILHFASPASPIDYLKIPIQTLKVGSLGTHNLLGLARVKKARILIASTSEVYGDPLVHPQTEEYYGNVNTIGPRGVYDEAKRFQESITMAYHTFHGVETRIVRIFNTYGPRMRLNDGRVIPAFIGQALRGEDLTIFGDGMQTRSFCYVDDQVEGIFRLLHSDYVYPVNIGNPDEITIKDFAEEIIKLTGTNQKVVYHPLPINDPLQRQPDTTKAKELLGWEAKVNRSEGMKITYDYFKSLSKEELSKEEHKDFSDYIK